In a genomic window of Mucilaginibacter sp. KACC 22063:
- a CDS encoding TonB-dependent receptor has translation MIKFYTLIVLLSVLSIASFAQKRRSDTANRDTTHILHSVVVRGYLSQQPALSVPASVSVLTPEQIKLQPENSLVSTMNTVPGVRMEERTPGSYRLSIRGSLLRSPFGVRDVKVYMDDIPLTDAGGNTYLNAIDFNSVKGIEVLKGPDGSLFGANSGGVVIISPVNRYADSNSVQVGLNAGSYGLVHEQAGLQHSFNNNQLNINQAYQSYDGYRDHSYMQRHYIQAVDRWRASAKDELRAYAFYSDLSYQTPGGLTLAQFNANPQAARPATVTLPSAIQQQIGISTKVLFGGLVNEAQLTPQLRNVLAVFGNHVDFSNPFITNYEQRNENTYGLRTYFEWSAVPHKNFNWKVNVGLEWQQTNSQINNYGNKAGVKDTTQTADQIHTNQHFVFVRYVADIVKRLHIEAAASLNWYGYDFKNVYPLAQTAFARRSFTPQLMPRLALSYQITGNFIWRASVSRGYSTPTTAEVRPTDNVINTALNAQDGVNYETGFRIRDNYQLFMLDASVFYYKLRNAIVRRLHPDETEYYINAGGTKQPGFELYGTAWLIKQNNTSFIRGLQLNESLTLSKFTFDNYNVSGNNYSGNKLTGVPGQVSVTGLQILFPQQLSLYTQYNYTSSLPLNDANSVFARRYHLVQAKASWMCMLSRNTRLEIYAGADNLLNQKYSLGNDLNAVGNRYYNAAPLRNFYAGFNVIL, from the coding sequence ATGATAAAATTCTACACTTTAATAGTTCTGCTTTCTGTATTATCAATCGCATCATTTGCGCAAAAGCGTAGGAGCGATACAGCAAATCGCGATACCACACATATTCTGCATTCGGTGGTTGTACGCGGTTATCTGTCTCAGCAACCGGCTTTAAGTGTTCCGGCTTCGGTAAGTGTATTAACGCCTGAACAGATTAAGCTTCAACCAGAAAATTCGCTTGTAAGTACAATGAACACCGTTCCTGGGGTGCGTATGGAAGAACGTACGCCGGGGAGTTACCGTTTATCTATTCGCGGCAGTTTGCTGCGCTCGCCATTTGGTGTGCGGGATGTTAAAGTGTATATGGATGATATTCCGCTTACCGATGCTGGTGGCAATACGTACTTAAATGCCATAGATTTTAACAGTGTAAAGGGTATTGAAGTACTTAAAGGCCCCGACGGCAGCCTTTTTGGTGCAAACAGCGGCGGCGTAGTAATTATCAGTCCTGTTAACCGCTATGCTGATAGCAATAGCGTTCAGGTTGGTTTAAATGCAGGGTCTTATGGGCTGGTACATGAGCAGGCAGGTTTACAGCATAGCTTCAATAATAACCAGTTAAATATTAACCAGGCTTACCAAAGTTATGATGGTTACCGTGATCATAGCTATATGCAGCGGCACTATATTCAGGCGGTTGACCGCTGGCGGGCATCTGCTAAGGACGAGCTACGTGCCTATGCTTTTTACAGCGACCTGAGCTATCAAACACCCGGCGGGTTGACGCTTGCCCAATTCAACGCTAACCCGCAAGCGGCCCGGCCTGCTACGGTAACCCTGCCCAGCGCCATACAACAACAAATAGGCATAAGTACAAAAGTATTATTTGGTGGACTGGTGAATGAAGCACAACTCACACCTCAACTGCGTAACGTATTGGCGGTTTTCGGCAACCATGTTGATTTCAGTAATCCGTTTATCACCAATTATGAGCAGCGGAACGAAAATACTTACGGCTTGCGCACTTATTTTGAATGGTCGGCCGTACCGCATAAAAACTTTAATTGGAAGGTAAACGTAGGGTTAGAGTGGCAGCAGACCAATTCGCAGATCAATAACTATGGTAACAAGGCGGGTGTAAAGGATACAACCCAAACCGCAGATCAAATCCATACTAATCAGCATTTTGTTTTTGTACGTTATGTGGCTGATATTGTTAAACGGCTACACATAGAGGCGGCTGCAAGTTTAAACTGGTACGGATATGATTTTAAGAACGTTTATCCATTAGCACAAACTGCATTTGCCAGGCGCAGCTTTACGCCGCAGCTGATGCCAAGGCTGGCTTTATCTTACCAGATCACCGGTAATTTTATTTGGCGCGCATCTGTAAGCAGGGGCTACTCTACACCAACTACTGCCGAAGTAAGGCCTACTGATAATGTGATCAACACGGCATTAAATGCACAGGACGGTGTAAATTATGAAACAGGTTTTAGGATAAGGGATAATTATCAGCTCTTCATGCTGGATGCTTCCGTATTCTATTATAAGTTGCGCAACGCGATAGTGCGCCGCTTACATCCGGACGAAACCGAATACTACATTAATGCAGGCGGCACCAAACAACCGGGATTTGAACTATATGGTACAGCCTGGTTAATAAAGCAAAATAATACAAGCTTTATACGCGGATTGCAATTAAACGAGTCGTTAACGTTAAGCAAATTTACCTTTGATAATTATAACGTTTCTGGTAACAATTACAGCGGTAACAAGCTGACAGGTGTGCCCGGTCAGGTTAGTGTTACAGGTTTGCAAATCCTGTTTCCACAACAATTGAGTCTATATACCCAATATAATTATACCTCAAGCCTGCCATTAAACGATGCAAACAGTGTTTTTGCCAGGAGATACCATTTGGTACAGGCAAAAGCATCGTGGATGTGTATGCTCTCCCGCAACACCAGGCTTGAAATATATGCCGGTGCCGATAATCTGTTAAACCAGAAGTATAGCCTCGGTAATGATCTTAACGCCGTTGGTAACAGGTACTACAATGCTGCGCCTCTGCGTAATTTTTATGCAGGGTTTAATGTCATATTGTAG
- a CDS encoding HAD-IB family phosphatase, translating into MSQYYIIDFDSTFTQVEALDELARISLKDRPDREEIYKKIEDLTNAAMEGKLSFTDSLEGRIKLLQANREHLKLLVKHLRKKVSTSFSRNNIFFKNHQDEVLIVSGGFKEFITPVVTEYHIKRENIYANTFIFDEHDHIVGYDRTNPLSQEGGKVKLLKQLNLQGDIFGIGDGYSDFQLKESGLIKKFFAYTENIERKSVTEKADHITPSFDEFLYINRLPRAISYPKNRIKCLIAGNVEEEAIAQMQKEGYNIRQRESIENKYLEEAGVLLCSEDVQPTPEQIQNAPRLKVIGVFGKVAGRKLADVACESGVIIFDDPKDNPRSADFIPKRVIAFMNEGKTHTSCNFPDLQPPRVSNAHRLIHIHKNVPGILAQINEVFAKHNINIVGEFLVTNPQIGYVITDVDAGYGAEVLEQLKAIDHTIKFRLLY; encoded by the coding sequence ATGAGCCAGTATTATATCATTGATTTCGACAGCACGTTTACACAGGTTGAAGCTTTAGATGAACTGGCGCGTATTTCGCTTAAAGACCGCCCCGACCGCGAAGAGATCTATAAAAAAATAGAAGACCTTACCAATGCGGCCATGGAAGGCAAGCTATCCTTCACCGACAGTCTCGAGGGCAGGATAAAGTTGCTGCAAGCCAACCGCGAGCATTTAAAGCTGCTGGTTAAGCACCTGCGCAAAAAGGTTTCTACTTCTTTTTCAAGGAATAATATCTTCTTTAAAAATCACCAGGACGAAGTATTGATTGTTTCAGGCGGATTTAAAGAATTTATTACCCCGGTTGTTACCGAATACCACATCAAAAGGGAGAATATTTATGCTAATACGTTCATCTTTGATGAACATGATCACATTGTAGGTTATGATCGCACCAACCCGCTTTCGCAGGAAGGTGGTAAGGTAAAGCTGCTAAAGCAACTTAACTTACAGGGCGATATTTTTGGTATTGGCGATGGGTATTCTGATTTCCAGTTAAAGGAATCGGGCCTGATCAAAAAATTCTTTGCCTATACCGAAAACATTGAGCGTAAATCGGTAACTGAAAAGGCCGACCATATTACGCCAAGCTTCGACGAGTTTTTATACATCAATCGTTTGCCGCGTGCTATATCTTATCCGAAAAACCGCATTAAGTGTTTAATAGCCGGTAATGTGGAAGAAGAAGCCATTGCACAAATGCAAAAGGAAGGCTACAATATCCGCCAACGCGAAAGCATCGAAAATAAATACCTGGAAGAAGCGGGTGTTTTACTTTGCAGCGAAGATGTGCAGCCAACGCCCGAGCAAATACAAAATGCGCCACGCCTGAAGGTTATCGGTGTTTTTGGAAAAGTAGCTGGCCGAAAATTAGCTGATGTAGCTTGTGAGAGTGGCGTGATTATTTTTGATGATCCAAAGGATAACCCACGCAGCGCCGACTTTATACCCAAACGTGTAATTGCTTTTATGAACGAGGGTAAAACGCACACCAGCTGTAATTTCCCTGATCTGCAGCCGCCGCGTGTAAGCAATGCCCACCGGCTAATTCACATCCACAAAAACGTTCCGGGTATTTTAGCTCAGATCAACGAAGTTTTCGCGAAGCATAATATCAATATCGTTGGTGAGTTCCTGGTAACTAATCCGCAGATCGGTTATGTAATTACAGACGTTGATGCAGGCTACGGTGCAGAAGTATTAGAGCAACTGAAAGCCATTGACCATACCATCAAATTCAGGCTGCTATATTAA
- a CDS encoding universal stress protein — protein MITFKKILIGVDNSKFADYAAKAGFELAQKFEAHVGLVHIVEPAYIPAPVADSTIGMPIEPAINPAIEMEIMNAQDKVSDDILANTISKYAGNLEVTNFTDYGSTADGILNCAKEFEADLIVVGTHSRSGLDRLFMGSVAENVVRHSPVPVLVVPLNESE, from the coding sequence ATGATAACCTTCAAAAAAATATTAATAGGTGTTGACAACAGCAAATTTGCTGATTATGCCGCCAAAGCCGGCTTTGAACTGGCGCAGAAATTTGAAGCGCATGTAGGCCTTGTACACATTGTAGAGCCTGCTTATATACCTGCTCCGGTAGCTGATTCAACTATCGGGATGCCGATAGAGCCTGCTATTAACCCTGCTATTGAAATGGAGATTATGAATGCCCAGGATAAAGTTTCTGATGATATTTTAGCAAACACCATAAGTAAGTATGCGGGCAACCTTGAGGTGACCAATTTTACAGATTATGGCTCTACCGCTGATGGCATTTTAAACTGTGCCAAAGAATTTGAAGCGGACCTGATTGTAGTAGGTACCCACAGCCGCAGCGGATTAGACCGTTTGTTTATGGGCAGCGTAGCTGAAAACGTAGTACGCCACTCGCCTGTGCCGGTATTGGTTGTACCGCTTAATGAAAGTGAATAA
- a CDS encoding rhomboid family intramembrane serine protease, which translates to MSQLIIKIRLIYLQFLMIAIGFIASYSFFIWLMVYRFELLPLSEDLISFWLPFFLPAPPGHIWLKPRIKLLFPDTNSNLSFVYYFAACLAISAPTIVLQNYLITATGKLTKLNNIEEITQKPLTKYYVISNHYIDKQHAAVYQQTEVSGRHDEYLTFHIYVASPILNKLPTGKNDSTLKLNAPPAWLGTEYEKQVSNRSTDAEKEAAYKQLNTEANESFNKQNLDQFIYLDRIGNNDKRRGYAAAIKSSPQYKNYIAIILEAKNEPFAARNGNKLGWVFKSFAIGAGIWFVMLLFPAIDKKQLKKLPEYSFKDQFNTALAFFSSIKINKKSPAFFIIIALNVLVFVVMVFAGLGFISFNSQDLYAWGANFRPAVLEGQWWRLLTNVFLHAGFMHILFNIYGLLWVSIFIEPILGRVKYVIAYILCGVLASLASIYWHPATISVGASGAIMGLYGVLTALLLTKKTDKNIKVFLLFNNAVFIGITLIAGLTGGIDNAAHIGGLLAGLMVGCVMYFFIETPQPKPKRRYTKRLKKDDKQQNQ; encoded by the coding sequence ATGTCCCAGTTAATCATCAAGATCAGGCTAATCTATCTGCAATTTCTAATGATAGCGATCGGCTTCATTGCCTCTTATTCTTTTTTTATCTGGCTGATGGTGTACCGGTTTGAACTGCTACCCTTAAGTGAGGATCTGATTAGTTTCTGGTTGCCGTTTTTCTTACCCGCCCCCCCGGGACATATTTGGCTTAAGCCCAGAATTAAATTGCTGTTTCCCGATACAAACAGCAACCTCTCTTTTGTGTATTATTTTGCCGCCTGTTTAGCTATAAGTGCGCCTACTATTGTTTTGCAAAACTATCTGATTACCGCTACAGGAAAGTTAACCAAACTGAACAATATTGAAGAAATTACTCAAAAGCCGCTCACAAAATATTATGTTATTTCAAACCATTATATAGATAAGCAACATGCTGCGGTGTATCAGCAAACAGAGGTAAGTGGCAGGCACGATGAATATCTGACTTTTCATATATATGTTGCTTCTCCAATTTTAAACAAATTACCAACCGGAAAAAATGATAGCACACTGAAATTAAATGCTCCGCCTGCATGGCTGGGAACTGAATACGAAAAACAGGTCAGTAATCGTAGCACTGATGCAGAAAAGGAAGCTGCCTATAAGCAGTTAAATACGGAAGCTAATGAGAGCTTTAATAAGCAAAATCTTGATCAGTTTATTTACTTAGACCGTATTGGAAACAATGATAAACGAAGAGGTTATGCTGCCGCTATTAAGTCCTCGCCTCAATATAAGAACTATATCGCTATAATTTTAGAGGCCAAAAATGAGCCATTTGCAGCAAGAAACGGCAATAAACTGGGCTGGGTGTTTAAATCCTTTGCTATTGGCGCAGGGATTTGGTTTGTGATGCTGTTATTCCCGGCTATTGATAAAAAACAATTAAAAAAACTTCCGGAATATAGTTTTAAAGATCAGTTTAACACAGCTCTGGCATTTTTTTCATCCATAAAGATCAATAAGAAGTCTCCTGCATTCTTCATCATTATTGCTTTAAATGTTTTGGTTTTTGTTGTTATGGTATTTGCCGGGTTAGGCTTTATATCATTCAATTCGCAGGATTTGTATGCATGGGGTGCTAACTTCCGGCCGGCCGTACTTGAAGGGCAATGGTGGCGGTTACTGACCAATGTGTTTTTGCATGCAGGCTTCATGCATATTTTATTTAACATTTACGGCTTGCTTTGGGTTTCTATATTTATTGAGCCCATTTTAGGCAGAGTTAAATATGTAATTGCTTACATTTTATGTGGTGTACTTGCAAGCCTGGCAAGTATATATTGGCATCCGGCAACAATAAGTGTTGGGGCGTCGGGGGCTATCATGGGATTATATGGTGTGCTTACCGCTTTATTGCTGACCAAGAAAACTGATAAAAATATAAAAGTGTTTCTGCTGTTTAATAATGCTGTATTTATTGGAATAACCCTTATAGCTGGACTTACCGGCGGCATTGATAATGCTGCACATATCGGCGGTTTATTAGCCGGTTTAATGGTTGGTTGTGTGATGTATTTCTTTATTGAGACACCCCAGCCCAAGCCTAAAAGACGTTACACTAAGCGGCTTAAAAAAGACGATAAGCAGCAAAACCAATAA
- a CDS encoding voltage-gated chloride channel family protein, whose amino-acid sequence MFKKFFSNQFSLIAYSFRWTLIVLPTAIAIGSTVAFFLWLLNWAIHYRFTHTWLLYLLPVAGVAIHFLYKLYGRSAERGNNLIIDEIHQPGGGVPKRMAPLILITTVITHLFGGSAGREGTAVQIGGSLANLFSRLFKLNELDTRLLLTAGIAAGFGAVFGTPLTGTVFAIEVLTVGRIQYTALLPCLVAGFVGDATVSAWGVHHTMYHIDVLKTSAEYYHHHLPLDLVLLLKVIVASAVFGLISMAFANTTHLVKDYAVKWIKTDWLIPVCGGLAIIALTFAIGKPDYLSLGVEGEYPGAVTIVSAFHQNGADFFSWLWKLIYTAITLGTGFKGGEVTPLFYMGATAGNTLATILNAPVSLFAALGFIAVFAGATKTPLACTIMGIELFGTEHTLLFAIACFTAYYFSGDAGIYSAQRRNKDGDVSV is encoded by the coding sequence ATGTTTAAAAAATTCTTTTCCAATCAATTTAGTTTAATTGCTTACAGCTTCCGCTGGACACTTATTGTTTTACCCACCGCCATTGCTATTGGCAGTACGGTAGCTTTTTTTCTGTGGTTGCTCAATTGGGCTATCCATTATCGTTTTACGCATACATGGCTACTGTATCTGTTACCTGTAGCAGGTGTAGCTATTCATTTTTTATATAAGCTTTACGGAAGGTCTGCCGAGCGCGGCAACAACCTGATTATTGACGAGATACATCAACCCGGCGGTGGTGTACCCAAACGCATGGCCCCGCTGATATTAATTACTACCGTTATTACGCATTTGTTTGGTGGTTCGGCAGGGCGCGAAGGTACGGCAGTACAAATAGGGGGCAGCCTTGCCAATTTGTTCAGCAGGTTGTTCAAGCTAAATGAATTAGACACCCGTTTGCTGCTTACAGCTGGTATTGCCGCAGGTTTTGGAGCGGTATTTGGCACTCCGCTTACCGGGACAGTTTTTGCTATTGAAGTTTTAACCGTTGGCCGGATACAATACACAGCCCTGCTACCCTGCCTGGTAGCAGGATTTGTTGGCGATGCCACGGTATCTGCCTGGGGTGTGCACCATACCATGTATCATATTGATGTGCTTAAAACATCCGCCGAATATTATCATCACCACTTACCACTTGATCTGGTATTGCTGCTAAAAGTAATTGTAGCTTCAGCTGTTTTTGGGTTGATCAGCATGGCTTTTGCCAACACAACCCACTTAGTAAAAGACTATGCTGTAAAGTGGATAAAAACTGACTGGCTGATACCTGTTTGCGGTGGTTTAGCCATTATAGCGCTCACATTTGCTATTGGTAAGCCCGACTATTTAAGCCTCGGTGTGGAAGGGGAATATCCAGGTGCAGTAACTATTGTTTCGGCATTTCATCAAAATGGCGCCGACTTTTTCAGCTGGTTATGGAAACTAATTTATACCGCCATTACATTGGGCACCGGCTTTAAGGGTGGCGAGGTAACACCATTGTTTTATATGGGCGCAACGGCAGGCAACACCCTTGCCACAATTTTAAACGCACCTGTAAGCCTTTTTGCTGCCCTGGGTTTTATTGCCGTTTTTGCCGGAGCCACCAAAACCCCATTAGCTTGCACCATTATGGGTATTGAACTGTTTGGCACCGAGCATACCTTACTATTTGCCATAGCTTGTTTTACTGCTTATTATTTTAGCGGCGACGCAGGTATTTACAGTGCACAAAGAAGAAATAAGGACGGGGATGTGAGTGTATGA
- a CDS encoding tryptophan 2,3-dioxygenase family protein, with protein sequence MNLTPEITNRLEQLQQKYEAMGQDMASYLDGLLYADFLTYWDYIHLDTLLSLQSPKTPFPDEEIFIMYHQITELYFKLTLHECKQIAAKPDLDVAFFTARVKRINSYFNALVNSFEVMVQGMEKEQFLKFRMSLLPASGFQSGQYRMIEIHATDFINLVAKDKREELRNASVQEQFEYIYWKFGATELSTGKKTLTLKQFEKKYAKTFIELGEKCHDCNFNTLIKKLQQSGEPTAELEEELRKLDIHVNVNWPLAHYKSAVRYLHREPEEIKATGGTNWQKYLPPRFQKRIFYPELWTAEQIDNWGKGWVEDALADVAK encoded by the coding sequence ATGAACTTAACGCCTGAAATCACCAACCGGCTTGAACAATTGCAGCAAAAGTATGAGGCTATGGGCCAGGATATGGCATCGTACCTGGATGGTTTGTTGTATGCCGATTTCCTTACCTATTGGGACTATATTCATTTGGATACCTTACTGAGCCTACAAAGCCCAAAGACTCCCTTTCCTGACGAGGAGATATTCATTATGTATCACCAGATCACCGAACTATATTTTAAGCTTACCCTGCATGAGTGCAAGCAGATTGCCGCAAAGCCTGATCTGGATGTAGCTTTTTTTACCGCACGTGTAAAACGTATCAACAGTTATTTTAATGCGCTGGTAAACTCGTTCGAAGTAATGGTGCAGGGTATGGAAAAAGAGCAGTTTCTTAAATTCAGGATGTCGCTTTTACCTGCCAGTGGTTTTCAATCGGGCCAGTACCGCATGATTGAGATCCATGCAACTGATTTCATCAACCTGGTTGCTAAAGATAAACGAGAAGAGCTGCGTAATGCAAGTGTACAGGAACAGTTCGAATACATTTACTGGAAGTTTGGCGCCACAGAACTATCTACCGGTAAAAAGACACTTACCCTAAAGCAGTTTGAGAAAAAGTATGCTAAAACTTTTATCGAGCTTGGTGAAAAGTGTCACGACTGTAATTTTAATACATTAATTAAAAAGCTGCAGCAAAGCGGTGAGCCTACCGCCGAACTGGAAGAAGAGTTGCGTAAGCTGGATATACATGTAAATGTGAACTGGCCGCTGGCGCATTATAAATCAGCGGTGCGTTACCTGCACCGCGAACCTGAAGAGATCAAAGCAACGGGCGGTACCAACTGGCAAAAATACCTGCCTCCGCGTTTTCAGAAACGGATATTTTACCCGGAACTATGGACGGCAGAACAAATAGATAACTGGGGAAAGGGCTGGGTAGAGGATGCATTGGCCGATGTTGCTAAATAA
- a CDS encoding branched-chain amino acid aminotransferase, giving the protein MTDTLDIKITKTTNSRLAQTDFENLVFGRTFSDHMLVADYEDGEWKNFEILPYGEIALSPAISALHYGQAFFEGLKAYKHEDGTISVFRPEKNAQRFNKSAERLCMAELPEDLFLQSVSALVDIDRDWIPAKPNHSLYIRPVMFATDAFLGVTPSKTYKFVLLTCPVGPYFSKPLRVKFEEYYTRAAEGGFGYAKAAGNYGGSMLPFKKAAEEGFDQLIWTDAKEHLYVEEMGAANVMFVLDGKLVTPSTRDTILDGVTRDTVIALAKSWGMPVEERRVSIAEVVEGAKNGKLTDAFGAGTAATIAPVGSFHYKGEDYTLSDPSTREFSQKVLKTLDDIRCGNVKDTFGWNYIVR; this is encoded by the coding sequence ATGACAGACACACTGGACATCAAAATCACAAAAACAACCAATAGCCGTTTAGCACAAACGGACTTTGAGAACCTGGTTTTTGGCCGTACTTTTTCTGACCATATGCTGGTAGCAGATTACGAAGACGGCGAGTGGAAAAACTTCGAGATTTTGCCTTACGGCGAAATTGCGCTTAGCCCGGCTATTTCTGCACTGCATTACGGACAGGCATTTTTTGAAGGACTAAAAGCGTATAAGCACGAAGACGGCACTATTTCGGTGTTCCGTCCGGAAAAGAATGCGCAGCGTTTTAATAAATCAGCAGAACGTTTATGTATGGCAGAGCTACCAGAAGACCTGTTTTTGCAAAGCGTATCTGCATTAGTAGATATTGATCGCGACTGGATCCCGGCTAAGCCTAACCATTCGTTATACATTCGCCCGGTAATGTTTGCTACCGATGCGTTTTTAGGTGTTACCCCATCTAAAACGTATAAATTCGTATTACTTACCTGCCCCGTAGGCCCGTATTTCAGTAAACCGTTGCGTGTTAAATTTGAGGAGTACTACACGCGTGCTGCCGAAGGCGGTTTTGGTTATGCAAAGGCTGCCGGTAACTACGGTGGTTCAATGCTGCCATTTAAAAAAGCGGCTGAAGAAGGCTTTGACCAGCTGATCTGGACAGATGCCAAAGAGCATTTATACGTAGAGGAAATGGGCGCGGCAAACGTAATGTTTGTACTGGATGGTAAACTGGTTACGCCATCAACCCGCGACACTATTTTAGATGGCGTTACCCGCGATACGGTAATTGCACTTGCAAAATCATGGGGTATGCCGGTTGAAGAACGCCGCGTATCTATTGCCGAGGTGGTAGAAGGTGCCAAAAATGGTAAACTTACCGACGCTTTTGGCGCAGGTACAGCAGCTACTATTGCACCGGTTGGCTCGTTCCATTACAAAGGCGAAGATTATACGTTAAGTGACCCGTCAACCCGCGAATTTTCACAAAAGGTTTTAAAAACTTTAGATGATATCCGCTGCGGTAACGTAAAAGATACTTTCGGCTGGAACTATATTGTGAGATAA
- a CDS encoding phosphatase PAP2 family protein — translation MISVRKRKLMFLVIGIICLGFTILSIYVAYNSTDSFDESFSRHIQAHQNPTLDTVMQIISWFGYSPGSIIMVTTAPLIFLIFKYKREALFMLLTSLSGLVSTILKIIVNRPRPSEPLVHVFRKATEQSFPSGHVLFYVVYFGFLVLLMVQLKTIPFIIRSVVFTISVFLIFTVPFSRIYLGAHWFTDVLGGALVGVILLNLLSYLYESGATKQ, via the coding sequence ATGATCTCTGTAAGAAAAAGAAAGTTGATGTTTTTGGTCATTGGTATTATCTGCCTAGGCTTTACGATACTTAGCATTTATGTAGCTTATAACTCTACAGATAGTTTTGACGAGAGCTTTTCGCGCCATATACAGGCACACCAAAATCCAACGCTTGATACTGTTATGCAGATCATTAGCTGGTTTGGTTATTCACCGGGATCTATTATTATGGTAACAACAGCTCCACTTATTTTCCTGATCTTTAAATACAAGCGCGAAGCCTTATTTATGCTGCTTACTTCGCTTTCCGGGTTGGTGAGCACGATATTAAAGATCATTGTAAACAGGCCGAGGCCGTCTGAACCGCTGGTACATGTATTCAGAAAAGCTACTGAACAAAGCTTCCCCAGCGGGCATGTGTTGTTCTACGTCGTTTATTTTGGTTTTTTGGTTTTGCTGATGGTGCAGCTAAAAACCATTCCATTTATAATCAGGTCTGTGGTGTTTACCATTTCGGTATTCCTGATATTTACCGTACCGTTCTCTCGCATATACCTTGGAGCGCACTGGTTTACCGATGTTTTAGGCGGCGCATTGGTGGGCGTGATCTTACTTAACCTGCTGAGTTACTTGTACGAATCCGGCGCAACCAAACAATAA
- a CDS encoding isopenicillin N synthase family dioxygenase yields the protein MSTVNIPRLDLNTYVNGTPKERKKFSDEIGRAFNETGFVTITNHGLSKELIDDLYAQVKALFALPEDVKLKYEKPELAGQRGYTSKGKETAKGFKVPDLKEFWQIGQTVTDNDPVKDIYPENVIVDELPKFNTVTREVYQKLESAGKYLLRAIAVYLGLDENYFDDKVHNGNSILRTLHYFPIEDPDALAPDAVRAGAHEDINLITLLIGASADGLELFTRENTWFPVKAHGEDVVVNVGDMLQRLTNGKLKSTTHRVVNPPRELMGQSRFSVPFFLHPKSDMDLTSLPSTIDAAHPKQFSDMTAGEYLDERLREIGLKK from the coding sequence ATGAGTACAGTAAATATTCCGAGGCTCGACCTGAATACCTATGTAAATGGTACGCCAAAAGAGCGCAAAAAGTTTTCTGATGAGATTGGCCGTGCCTTTAACGAGACCGGCTTTGTCACTATTACCAATCATGGTTTAAGCAAAGAACTTATTGACGATTTATATGCACAGGTTAAAGCGCTTTTTGCTTTGCCCGAAGATGTAAAATTAAAGTATGAAAAGCCAGAACTGGCCGGCCAGCGCGGCTATACCAGCAAAGGCAAAGAAACTGCCAAAGGCTTTAAAGTACCCGACTTAAAAGAGTTTTGGCAAATTGGCCAAACCGTTACTGATAACGACCCGGTTAAGGATATTTATCCGGAAAATGTAATTGTTGACGAGTTGCCTAAGTTTAACACCGTAACCCGCGAGGTTTACCAGAAGCTGGAAAGCGCAGGTAAATATTTACTCCGTGCCATTGCAGTTTACCTTGGCTTGGACGAAAATTACTTCGATGATAAGGTACACAACGGCAATTCTATCTTGCGTACATTGCATTACTTCCCTATTGAAGATCCGGATGCATTGGCACCTGATGCCGTACGTGCAGGCGCGCATGAAGACATTAACCTGATCACCCTGTTAATTGGCGCAAGTGCAGATGGCCTTGAGTTGTTTACCCGTGAGAACACCTGGTTCCCGGTAAAAGCACATGGCGAAGACGTAGTAGTTAACGTAGGTGATATGCTGCAACGTTTAACCAACGGTAAGCTAAAATCGACTACCCACCGCGTAGTTAACCCGCCACGCGAACTGATGGGCCAGTCGCGTTTTTCGGTGCCTTTCTTTTTGCACCCTAAATCAGATATGGATTTAACCAGCTTACCATCAACCATTGATGCAGCGCATCCAAAACAATTTAGCGACATGACCGCCGGTGAATATCTGGACGAGCGTTTACGCGAAATTGGGTTGAAGAAATAA